A region from the Lentimonas sp. CC4 genome encodes:
- a CDS encoding PLP-dependent transferase — MDSLRHFPLGSRFPDSPHAVISSLPTLEDVRGYEEHDPRVLSALKSGYPRFVTHEYVQQLVEFYVKRAGLVGQAVVLVDSRRAVDDATGYLGGRVCSLQVDGSVYILHCDESDEALVKRIKKFVQHTGCSVYSRQAEDLLVKHGLLAGQFEESVVGDGALARVGQVFAEQVGCRVEDVLLCTSGMNAFYAGFRAVRACQCRRGRTAWVQLGWLYLDSGCVLKEFLSEGETLDYSYDVFDVDAIIEKLRAYGDSLAAVVVECPSNPLIRVCEVHRIAAVVRELGGVMVIDPTIASVFSVDVLPCADLLITSLTKYAASEGDVMSGALAVNQSSPFYRELVDTVGHYHVPVYKRDAQRLAYELKTAPAVVAEMNANASRLCAFFKGHPAVEHIYCAGCSDHIEEVAKPGRLVGAVISIELKGNMGRFYDSIRLMKGPSFGARFTLLCPFMYLAHYDLVTSEEGRLFLAGVGLDPELIRVSVGAEPYEELEQIFNEALLASIAC; from the coding sequence ATGGACTCTCTCAGACATTTTCCGCTTGGCTCCCGTTTTCCGGATTCTCCGCACGCTGTAATTAGCAGTTTGCCGACTCTGGAGGACGTGCGTGGCTATGAAGAGCATGATCCGCGTGTTTTGAGCGCGTTGAAGTCGGGCTACCCTCGCTTCGTAACGCATGAGTATGTGCAGCAATTGGTTGAGTTTTATGTGAAGCGAGCAGGCTTGGTAGGGCAGGCTGTCGTGTTGGTCGATAGTCGGCGTGCGGTTGATGATGCCACTGGGTATCTCGGTGGCCGCGTGTGCTCGCTGCAGGTCGATGGCTCTGTCTATATACTGCACTGTGATGAATCGGATGAAGCGCTGGTGAAGCGGATAAAGAAATTTGTGCAGCATACGGGCTGCAGTGTTTATTCGCGTCAGGCTGAGGATTTGCTGGTGAAGCATGGATTGTTGGCTGGCCAGTTCGAGGAGTCAGTCGTGGGCGATGGTGCGTTGGCGCGTGTCGGGCAGGTGTTTGCGGAGCAGGTGGGCTGTCGAGTGGAGGATGTGTTATTGTGCACCTCAGGGATGAATGCGTTTTATGCTGGGTTTCGTGCGGTGCGTGCGTGTCAGTGTCGCCGTGGGCGCACTGCTTGGGTGCAGCTTGGTTGGCTTTACCTTGATTCGGGTTGTGTGCTGAAGGAGTTTCTCAGTGAAGGTGAAACTTTGGACTATTCATATGATGTGTTTGATGTGGATGCGATCATTGAGAAGTTGCGAGCCTATGGAGACTCGCTCGCTGCGGTCGTGGTTGAGTGTCCTTCGAACCCTCTGATTCGGGTGTGCGAGGTGCATCGTATTGCAGCAGTTGTTCGAGAACTTGGTGGGGTTATGGTAATCGACCCTACGATTGCATCGGTTTTTAGTGTGGATGTGCTGCCTTGTGCGGATCTTTTGATTACGAGTTTGACGAAATATGCGGCCAGTGAAGGGGATGTGATGTCAGGAGCCCTAGCTGTGAATCAATCGTCTCCTTTTTATCGGGAACTCGTCGATACTGTCGGGCATTATCACGTGCCAGTATATAAGCGTGATGCACAGCGGCTAGCATATGAGTTGAAAACGGCTCCAGCTGTGGTCGCTGAGATGAATGCGAATGCGTCGCGACTCTGTGCTTTCTTTAAAGGGCATCCAGCAGTGGAGCATATTTATTGTGCGGGGTGCTCGGATCATATTGAAGAAGTTGCGAAGCCGGGCCGTTTGGTGGGTGCGGTGATCTCTATCGAGTTGAAGGGGAATATGGGGCGGTTCTATGATTCGATTCGTTTGATGAAGGGGCCGAGCTTTGGCGCGCGGTTTACCTTGCTGTGTCCGTTTATGTATCTAGCGCATTATGATTTGGTCACGAGTGAAGAGGGGCGCTTGTTTCTTGCAGGCGTTGGTTTGGATCCTGAGTTGATTCGTGTGTCGGTCGGTGCCGAGCCGTATGAAGAGTTGGAGCAGATCTTTAATGAGGCACTGTTGGCTTCGATTGCTTGCTAG
- a CDS encoding LysM peptidoglycan-binding domain-containing protein, whose amino-acid sequence MQHTRRQFTQRILLATAGCTTLAQQLFAQTSTTDYIVRKGDTLGHIALRNEMRISDLKDLNKLTSDTVRIGQKLRIPTKRTANTTTTTATYIVQPGDTLGHIALRHGTAISTIKHANKLTSDTVRIGQTLIVPATHTPSAATATSTYIVQHGDTLGGIAIRHGTTISAITQANNLSSDLVRIGQKLQVPSSSTSTTTDLLAQVRTATAKINVRRDNWKRIVAHHSAIKYGNAKKYDAAHRQRGMQNGLAYHFVIGNGIDSGDGEIEVGPRWKKQLLGGHVRSYNINLTAIGICLVGNFEQTHPSKKQLDAFTQLVDWLQRDVLKKKTHFAGHKELKGEQTVCPGKHFPLAAMHARYD is encoded by the coding sequence ATGCAGCATACACGCAGACAATTTACACAGAGAATACTCCTTGCCACTGCAGGCTGCACAACACTCGCACAGCAACTATTCGCGCAAACGTCCACGACCGACTATATCGTTCGAAAAGGCGACACGCTAGGACACATCGCACTGCGCAATGAAATGCGCATCAGCGATCTCAAAGACCTCAACAAACTAACCAGCGACACCGTGCGCATTGGGCAAAAACTAAGAATCCCAACGAAGCGCACAGCCAACACAACTACCACGACCGCAACTTATATTGTCCAGCCAGGCGACACCCTCGGACACATCGCACTTCGCCACGGCACGGCCATAAGCACGATCAAGCATGCCAACAAGTTGACAAGCGATACGGTTCGTATCGGACAGACCCTAATTGTTCCCGCCACGCACACCCCAAGCGCAGCAACAGCGACTTCCACCTATATTGTTCAGCATGGCGACACGCTCGGAGGCATCGCCATACGACACGGAACGACTATCAGTGCCATCACGCAGGCCAACAATTTGTCGAGCGACCTCGTCCGTATTGGCCAAAAGCTTCAGGTTCCGAGCTCCTCTACGAGCACCACCACCGACTTACTAGCACAAGTCCGCACAGCAACCGCCAAAATCAACGTGCGACGTGATAACTGGAAACGCATCGTCGCCCACCACAGCGCCATCAAATACGGCAACGCTAAGAAATACGACGCTGCCCACCGTCAGCGCGGCATGCAAAACGGCCTCGCCTACCACTTCGTCATCGGCAACGGCATAGACTCCGGAGACGGCGAAATAGAGGTCGGCCCGCGTTGGAAAAAACAACTCCTTGGCGGACACGTCCGCAGCTATAACATCAACTTGACCGCGATCGGCATCTGCCTAGTCGGCAACTTTGAGCAAACGCACCCAAGCAAAAAGCAACTCGACGCCTTTACTCAGCTCGTGGACTGGCTACAACGCGACGTGCTAAAGAAGAAAACACACTTCGCAGGACATAAAGAGCTCAAAGGCGAACAAACCGTCTGCCCCGGTAAACACTTCCCGCTAGCCGCCATGCATGCTCGCTACGATTAA